A genomic region of Maniola hyperantus chromosome 5, iAphHyp1.2, whole genome shotgun sequence contains the following coding sequences:
- the LOC117982340 gene encoding uncharacterized protein → MFKEFLTKLEDPKRPLLGPNYWILRKTGLILPVNLKWKIVRIVIHALGCLFVITQYMELFVIGWNLDPLLSNLKNSMLSIICTVKANTFIFWQANWKDLMEYVTEADKYERTHKNNARQKILDSYTKYCRRITYFYWVLVFMTFVSVVTTPLIKYLSSSSYRQAISNGNEKFPQIFSSWVPFDQYSFPGSWIQVSLQFSVSIYGSSIIAAYDSSVIVFMVFLGGKLELLRERCKQMFSGVALGVSDEDAAETIRELHSIHTLLMKYSKLLNSLLSPVMFLYVLMCTFMLCTSAFQLTTSTSTSQKLLMTQYLIFGVAQLFMFCWHSNDAQEKNNQVAMGPYESEWWSASVSATQRKNVVLLAGELSLVHTYTAGPFTQLTLSTFITILKGAYSYYTLLRDADMDNQNSPERTVPIQYVRASRAFRQFKNPPQPHMCIQDTIKDTTEKLYINVLGWQKIANPKQYSDPIPLYGGMQVHQACGPNSHRPPLLVFAVMVNPDILKANGKNASNPTDREALVSLLCDFVEAMNPGLALTRTPIILKDRDLAGELKDVWLAVQTKREREKGLNQDVMYKVYDIDGIGCEEGSEEDQTNGKNKQYDNTSPNRTQNCEKRKFPLKSSKQILKNAGQKSEFDSGMNNCQLNQNNSSRDNRCGNIDQDTTYCTPVYGQIVSTRENHNQINDIQQKYATNDNTKPSSSYGKDWQQGKTQNLEEFSNQNLSNKDEEYWSKNINVKQNDSDVKKQKSKTKPVTNGKSQFDFFPVFDNKTAVTESPDNATGRLKEPDPSDEDNSKIILDPMQKLVLHSTDNKICDNNTSALSSYSS, encoded by the exons ATGTTTAAAGAATTTCTAACAAAGCTAGAAGATCCCAAAAGGCCGCTTCTTGGGCCAAATTACTGGATCCTTAGAAAAACGGGATTAATTTTGCCAGTAAATTTAAAATGGAAAATAGTTCGCATAGTAATACATGCGCTGGGATGCCTATTTGTTATCACTCAGTACATGGAGTTATTTGTAATAGGATGGAACCTAGATCCCCTTTTATCAAACCTTAAGAATTCGATGCTTAGCATTATATGCACTGTCAAAGCTAACACATTTATTTTTTGGCAAGCAAACTGGAAAGATTTGATGGAATACGTTACAGAAGCTGATAAATATGAAAGAACACATAAAAATAATGCCAGGCAAAAAATTCTTGACTCATATACCAAATATTGCCGTCGGATAACGTATTTCTACTGGGTGCTGGTTTTCATGACATTTGTTTCAGTTGTAACAACtcctttaataaaatatttgtcgtcGTCATCTTACCGCCAAGCAATAAGCAATGGAAATGAAAAATTCCCACAAATCTTCAGTTCTTGGGTACCTTTTGACCAATACTCTTTCCCAGGCTCGTGGATTCAAGTTTCATTGCAATTTTCTGTTTCAATTTATGGTAGTTCAATTATAGCAGCCTATGATTCAAGTGTAATCGTTTTCATGGTGTTTCTTGGAGGAAAACTGGAGTTGTTGCGGGAGCGATGTAAGCAAATGTTCAGCGGTGTCGCATTAGGTGTCAGTGACGAGGACGCTGCTGAAACAATTCGGGAGTTACACAGCATACACACTCTGCTTATGAA gtaCTCCAAGTTGTTGAATTCTCTTTTATCGCCGGTAATGTTTTTATACGTATTGATGTGTACATTCATGCTTTGTACAAGTGCATTTCAGCTAACT ACATCTACTAGTACCTCGCAAAAACTTTTAATGAcgcaatatttaatttttggaGTAGCTCAGTTATTCATGTTTTGCTGGCACAGTAACGATGCTCAAGAAAAA AATAATCAAGTGGCAATGGGCCCTTACGAGAGCGAATGGTGGTCAGCTTCCGTAAGTGCGACACAACGCAAAAATGTGGTGCTTCTGGCAGGCGAACTGAGCCTAGTGCACACTTATACTGCCGGACCTTTCACACAACTAACTCTTTCAACTTTCATCACG attttAAAGGGAGCCTATAGTTACTATACTCTTTTGAGAGA TGCTGATATGGATAACCAAAATTCTCCTGAAAGAACTGTACCGATACAATATGTGCGTGCTTCGAGGGCGTTCCGTCAATTCAAGAATCCTCCACAGCCTCATATGTGTATACAGGATACTATAAAGGATACAACGGAGAAACTGTACATAAATGTGCTAGGATGGCAGAAAATAGCGAATCCTAAACAATATTCGGATCCCATTCCTCTGTATGGAGGCATGCAG GTACATCAAGCATGTGGTCCCAACAGTCATCGCCCACCGTTATTGGTGTTTGCAGTGATGGTCAACCCGGACATACTGAAGGCTAATGGCAAGAATGCTTCAAACCCAACA GATCGTGAGGCCCTGGTCAGCTTGCTGTGTGACTTTGTGGAGGCCATGAATCCTGGCCTAGCGTTAACGCGGACTCCCATCATCCTGAAAGACAGAGACTTAGCTGGGGAGCTGAAGGATGTGTGGCTCGCCGTGCAGACCAAGAGGGAGAGGGAGAAAGGGCTCAACCAGGATGTTATGTataag GTTTACGACATCGATGGAATCGGTTGCGAGGAAGGAAGTGAAGAAGACCAAACAAACGGCAAAAACAAGCAATATGACAACACCTCCCCAAACAGGACACAGAACTGCGAGAAAAGGAAGTTCCCACTCAAATCCTCCAAGCAAATACTCAAAAACGCCGGACAAAAGTCAGAGTTCGACTCTGGGATGAACAACTGCCAACTTAACCAGAACAACTCAAGTAGAGATAACCGTTGTGGCAACATAGACCAGGACACTACGTACTGTACCCCCGTGTACGGTCAGATCGTGTCAACGAGAGAAAACCACAACCAAATCAACGATATACAACAAAAATATGCTACTAACGACAACACCAAACCATCCAGCTCGTATGGAAAAGATTGGCAACAGGGAAAAACACAAAATTTGGAAGAGTTTTCCAACCAAAATCTATCCAACAAAGACGAAGAATATTGGAGTAAGAACAtaaatgtaaaacaaaatgaCAGTGACGTTAAGAAACAGAAATCGAAAACGAAACCAGTAACTAATGGGAAATCACAATTTGACTTCTTTCCCGTGTTCGACAATAAGACAGCTGTCACCGAGTCCCCAGATAATGCAACGGGACGGTTAAAGGAACCGGATCCCAGTGACGAGGACAATTCTAAAATTATTCTAGACCCAATGCAGAAGTTAGTTCTGCATTCGACTGATAACAAGATATGTGATAATAATACAAGTGCTCTCAGTTCGTATAGCTCATAA